The DNA region ACATTTCCACCGCGGTCACCCCTCGCACCACGTACCCCGCCGCGGCCTCTCTGTTGCACACCTCCTCTGCTTGATCCTGGACCACCACGAGGGGAAAAGCCACCTCTGCCCCTGGGAGCGCCTGGCCTGCCTCTGGCTGGGGATGCCCCCCGTGCACCTCTGCCCCCTCTTCCTCTAGCGGGAGCCTGAAAGTCATCATAGCCGTAGTAGTCGTAGTCGTATCCCCCGCGGTAGTTGGGGTAATCATAACCATAATAATCGTAGTAATCATCGTAGCCATAATAGTCGGGTGGGTAAGAATAACCTCCCCTACCTCGGCCGCCTCTTGTGGGAGGGGGCAACTGAGGGGGGCCGTAGttgtaataataatcatcatcatcatacctATGGGAGAAACAAGCAGAACCTGACAAAAATGTTCAAGGCACTGAACACACATGGACTCATTGTTCTGATTTGAtgactaaagccttgttcacactggcaGTTTAAAGTGACTCAAATCCAATTTTCATACATATCACATTAGAATCTGTTACTTTTCCTGCAGGCTGAACAGCCAAAAATCACATGGAATCAGATAATTCAACACACATTTCAAACCTTCatatatacattcatgtacatactaccccaattggcccgaccaaccagtgcacccgcacattggctaaccgggctatctgcattgtgtcccgccacccaccaccccctcttttacgctactgctactctctgtttatcatatatgcatagtcactttaaccatatctacatgtacatactacctcaatcagcctgactaaccggtgcccgtatgtagcctcgctactgttatagcctcacttctgtgtatagcctcgctactgttattttacactgtctttttactgttgtttttatttctttacttaactattgttcacctaataccttttttgcattgttggttagagcctgtaagtaagcatttcactgtaaggtctacacccgttgtattcggcacatgtgacaaataaactttgattttaaaccaccttcgtaggtggtttgaaatcagatacaaatctgattcctggccatgcgacTTTTCTGAATggtaaaatatgatttatttgcccccaaatgtttttttagactgttattaggCACATCTTGTTGCTTGTTAGCtgctctgttgacagtttgacaagaacaaaCTGTAGGTAACTAGCTTGTTaactgtttacaaacaaatgattGATAGGAAGCACAAGCACCGCCAAAacagcctacaccactgcacacacacccgtcattactatgacaactagcatagccatgtcagcaaataacTTCCATCTGAACACCCACAAatctgatttggtcacttgtaccTTGCAATTTTGACAGTCAGTACTTCAAaacagatttgaaaaacaaaacagatgtGAACATTAGGGCCTGCAGTGTAAACAAGGCTTTAGAATCAATCAGTCATGCACCAATTTCAAATTGGgcgcaaaaaatatattttataaagacatgtcttacatgtttgttttggctgCTTGTCTCTGAGCTTTGCGTTCCTTCCTCTTCTGATCGGGGGGCTTTGCAAAGACTATGTCAATGTGCTCTCCTTCCAGAACTTTGCCATTCATTTGAGCCAACGCCTGTGGAGATGATGGAAAACTACAGTCATCATACAATTACACACCCTCAATGTCATTTACTTACCACAGTGTATTCTCATTATATTATCATTTACTTACCACAGTGTATTCTCATTATATTATCACTCAATATAAAGTACCTTGACTGCAGCGTCCCTCTCATCAAAGTGAACGAAGGCGTAATCTTTCAGCTTTTTCACTCGCTCCAGTTTCCCAAACTGGCCGAAGGATTTTTCAAGTATTTCTTCCGTAACACTGTTCGCAAGGTTTCGGACAAACAAAACTTTGACCTGTGGGTTGAAATGCACAATGGGAAACGTGTTAAGAACTTCAACTACATGGGTTACACACAGGCATCAGTGTGATCTGCACCCACTTAAAGACTAGTGGTTGTATTTTGTTAAATGAAAGACATCCAAGGTTGATCAAGCATCAACTGCAAGCCTATAAAGCGAGACTTCAGGTTGGAAATATATCAAATGAAAATCTCCAGTGTTGcttacagttacagttttgacttaaaaccagcatgaaaatctatggcaagacttgaaaatggctgtccagcaatgatcaacaaccaacttgacagagtttgaagaatattaaaaataataatgtgcaaatattgtacaatccaggtgtgcacagctcttagagacttacccagaaagactcacagctgcaaaTCTGTGCCAAAGGTGGTTCTAACATGTGATTATAACATGGGTGCGactacatatgtaaatgtgataacggctgtcattttcaataaatttgcaaacatttctaaaaatgtgttttcactttgtcattatggggtattgtgtgcagatgtgtgagacatctatttaatccattttgaattctggctgtaagaaaacgtggaataagtcgaggggtatgaaaacgttctgaaggcactgtatacagtgcactacttttgagcaggtccaatgggccctggtcaaaagcagtgcactatatagggaattaagTGCCCTTTGGGACATAACACCTTGTTTCTCCAGTGTTTCATCACTTTGTAGTCAGCAGATCACTTACCTTGGCCATAACCTCTGGATCTGGGTCCTCGATGGGGTCTGCCCATTCCACAGTAACCATGTTCCCCCACACTTTCACCTTGCCACTCATTAGCCTGCGTCTGGCCTGAGCAGCAGTTTTATGGTCCTCGTATTCCAAAAAGCAAAAACCTCTGTTCTTCTTTTTGTCATCTGGCTGATGGTACAGTATGACATCATTAAGACCCTCTGTTAGAAATAGAAAAAGTTAAGCGAGGTTTGAGCAAAATGTGATCATGTATTTAGTTACAACTACAAGACCTGTTGTTGACTTAATCAAATGAAAAGTGCCCATCTCACCCataaacaaagatctttcttacCTGTGACTTTAGCAAACTCCTCCACAATCTGTTCTTTCGTTTTACTCTTGGGGATGGAGCCGACGAACAGCCGGTTATTGGCAACAGATATACACACTCCAATGTGTTTGCCGGGGCGTATTTCATGATTATTACACTGGGGAAAGAGGAACTCATCAACCAGTGTGACAAGGATAAATATGAAACAGCCATGGCACAGACTATGCCAAAGTTCATACTTCCAAACTGACTGATAGGCTGAAGAGACAGACCATAACTGGAAGCATGGGGATACACTGACCAGGTTTACAGCCTCCGAGGCAGCCTCTTTAGTGCAGAAGGTAACAAAGGCGTAGCCCCTGTTCAAGCCACTCAGGGGGTCCATCATTAGACGTAGATCCCAGATAGGTCCCGCCTTCTCAAAGAGGGGCACCAGCTCATCCTCAAACAAGTCTCGAGGAATTTTCCCAACAAATATCTGCATAGGGAGGTCATGAAACAAGTCATGAAAAAACATTTGTGAGCAGCTAAGAAAGTAGTCAGTTCTggaaatgtaaaatatttatgGGAATCAAGGAGATGAgcggtattttttattttttttatttggcccaGTCAGATCTTAGCGGTAAGCTCTCAGTGTAACAAGAGTCACTCCAGAATTACAAACGTCATCATAAGGCCAAACAGAGATTTGTCGACATTTGATGGTCTTATTCAAAAGTGTTTGTTCACTGAAAGATAAAGACCTTACCTCTGTTCCAATAGTGGGTTGAGCACCTGAATACACAGACGCAGGGGGGGGGCCTCCATACTTCCGCTGACCCGTTGTCACATCAAGTGTATAGATGGTTCTATCAAGCAGAGCCTGTCAttatcaaaataaaaatatttcatgttgctgtaaccacacacagacaccgcTTGATTTTTCACACAACCACAATAAATCACCTATGCAAAAAATGTGACCGCGTAGCCTAAACTGACAGACTTTTGTAACATTGGTATAATACTCTGACGAGCTAAGTCAAGATCAAGTCTGCCAACAAATGAGCAAGACTCTTACAATCTGCTATGCCAAGATATTGGAAAAGAGGCATGCCTTCATCTCTACAAAGAGTAAACTTCCTTCCTGGTgttgacatacttttattttcgCCTCATCTGGTCCTTTCGTGGGATCTGAAACTTTGGTCCCTtgcttctccctctgtctataAGTCTTCATTACTCCACAGAGGAAGGCACTTTTGTTCTGAAAAGGAAAGTTTACGCTTTTAGTACTCCCTGCGTTTCATTAAATAATCCTCAACTAAGTGTAACGCAGCGGCCACTTACTTGCACATGCGACAGATCACTTTCCTTAAAATCAAGCAGGACTTGTAGAGCACCTTCTTCGTTAAATTCTTTCAATGCTTCAATAGCCCTTTCATCTAGGTCACTGTGCGCTACCAGGCCTGTAGAAGGGTGACATTTCAAATATAACCACTGTTTGCCAATGAAATCACAAAGAACTCATGGGATTATGTCCAATCAGATCTTAGCGGTAAACCATCACAGCAATAATGAGTTGCTCCAGTATTTGAGTATAGAGATCATCATGTGgacaaccaaaaaaaaaaaaatgtcaccattGCTAGAAATAGCAACCTACCAGGCTAGTTGTACATTATAAAATTTGAAGAATAATGATTTATGCTTACAGAAACCAAGGAAATACACACGAACAAGCTCATCAAAGGAGGGAAAAAGTATCTCGCTAACTGCACCCACAACCAAAGCATTAATCCTACTGCATGAACCAGGTCAGCTGTACATGCACAATTCAATTCAGACATCTGAACACCCCCCCTACGCTTTCATTTGCGCCCCCTGAAGACCATatcaagacaacaacacaacaccccccccccccaggattcGCAGAGTTCCATCCTTAAATAAAGACATGCTCCGGGACTTTGGTTAGCAACTACAAAGCATATTTTAAagctcccgctttgggctggatgtgtcaatgtgtagtttatACATGCATAACCTATTAGCAGAATTAGTGTTAGCCATAGCAAAGCTCATCAACTCCACCCAGAAACAATGGATTCAAATTCACAGTTCTTTGTTATGGTGGGGATAgctttgtttgtaaatatatCACACAAAGTTGCAAAGGTAAATAAATACAAGTTTCTAATAGAAATACAAACTAAAAAGGAAGAacacgacaacaacaaaaaacagttaGGTTATGCATAACATGCACTTACCTGATATGTAAATTGCATCTAGTTTTTCTGCAACTTTCTGTGGTAAACCAGCATCTAATAAAGTCTGGAAATTGTCTGAATGGATAACTTCAGCTGTAGTTGTGTCCACTTCAGTTATGTCTATTGGTTCCTCTGTACCATTCCCATTTACATGATCGGTCATCTGATCGGTCGCCATCTGTTTAATGCAATGATGAGTAAAATTATTTGAATGACTGTTCCAATAACTTAAGCACCTACTGCACTTAGCCAATTCAAATAAGCAAAACATAACATTCAGGCATTTCATCATTGCTTGCCTGGAAATCCGAAGTTGAATTGCATTTAATACTATGTCGGGTAGAAATGAGTGTTTGAATCAGGAAAGTTTCCTCCCTCTACAAGCCAGAGTGtttaataaaattatattttaaagtaCTTTAACGTTTGTCTGTGCAGTGGGTCCTTTTGTCGGCAGCAATTATGAGACAATATATTCACAGGAATGTACAATTACATCAACTCTGTAAAGTGCTGGTAGTGTTCAGATCTCTGAAGCATGCACAGAACCATGTAAACGAGCTCAACAAGCACGCATGCATCTcctgcatattttttttatattgtgcGCATGCTTCAGGTGAATGATTTCTTAATTTCAGgcgaagggtactgctatgggatcccccatggctcctaactatgctaatttgtatgtgggttacattgagaaacattctatttccaattctttcaaaaatgttttcttgcctaacataagtatttggaaacggtatattgatcgtaagtttgttgagggctgatagttgtcacccacttcccttgaaaaacagtttgccctacagccaattctgtcgaatcaaaagaatttgtaaaaaacaatcagatttcaacagaaatatggctgagacgcaaagaaaattcaagaggagggggtacaaaaatggtcagattaatactgccattgagaaaattcaaaacattGCAAAAATAAGCATTATTgcgttctaactacccgctattcaaagtgctctgaacaaattaagggaatcgttcacaaacattggcacattctaagatccgatgatagtatcggtaatgtgttttctgcccccgtattctcgcggggcagaaaCCTCAGAGATCAactggtaaactctgatttaccaccccaagatatccctGCACAACGTGTATTTGCTCCCCaactggatggaaactacaagtgtaatggcacttataaatgtagatccttcaaacacccccaaacagggaaacagatcccaattaaaggtgttatcacgtgctccactaaggcagttatttatcttataacttatAACTTGTGGTaaaaaatgatgtgggtaaaacaaagcgcgaattaaaagtacGCATCTTGGAGCATCGTTGCACCATTAGGCGCAAAAACTCGACATACCAGTTGCGACCCACTTTTTGGAAgaaaccactcgatttcgtctctacgttatattggcatcgaacatgtcaccctccctaggaaagggggtgacctcgacaatttattgttaaaacgagaggctgcttggatctttaatttaaagacccttcagactttgatctgaagccattcttgtgattatgatattgtaaatgtttgtagacttatgtagccaaattgtatctatgatcgtacgctatccatttatgtttttttgtatgctattttaatatgagaattaaccaatgatatcaggccacacccggccatgattacaaacacctgtgtgtcttttgacactatataaatgagtcatcccgcaatgtttgtcattataccctgatgaagacagcttgtgtGTCGAAACGTTAgccataaatatttttgcatctgagctcctaggttgtgcggctctcctttattttttcaaGTGTTCCACTCCcttagccagcacctcgcctaaaaaGGTGTGCGTTTCTTTAGCCTCTAGAATATGAATGCACTACCAGcgctctgaaaagttgatgtagtTATACATTCCTAATGCCAAAAAGACCAACCGGTAAAGtatgttaaaatataattttattcaacattcggGACTGATTCAAAAGCTAATTTCTGTCCAACTTTTAGAATTAAATGTAATTAAACGTCGGGGTTTCCACGCAACATTGCATACAGAGAAGCATTTAATTCATTGTCCTGGCAAGTTTAGTGCACAGGTGACAAATCAACCCACCTATTCTCATGCTAATCACGAAACTACTACAATGAAGACAAATAGCTAACGTGATAAAAGCCATCAGTTATGTTACGTCGATGGTCttgttttagctagctactaTAGTGCCTGAACAATTTGTCAGGACACCAGGCATTATACTGAACATATTGGTACTTAACTTAATTGGGAGTCATTGGTTTACCATTAACTACattcagttagctagctaacatttggtTTGAGTTGTTGGACTACCAATTCGAGCAGAACCAACTAGTTACTTACTGTAGTTAACGTTACATGTGCATTTGTGCACAACGATATTTTTTCTGGCGAAGCTCTTACGGGCTGCTACTTAATTAGCTTCCAATGCATTGCTTAACAAGCCAGCGAGTGCAGCTTAACTACGTTACTGTAACGTACTTGGAAACAATTAacgttagttaaatagttagccAAGAAATGCTTGAATGTCAGTTAAATGTAATTGACTTAACTAACGATGTTAAGACTTCCGTGTTTGCAATCCCGTTAACCAGCCCATACACGAGACATCCACGCCGCGTAGCCAATGCTAGCCATAGTTCTACGTAACCGGTTGCTAGCTAAAGCGaataagctagctagcaaacgttaatTAACCTTTGTCATGCGTTTCTCGTCTGAAATGTCACACAGCTTCCGCAACGTTAGTGGAACTACTCCATTGGCGCCGGCCTGGTCTCCAGGCGCAAAATATCTAGCAAACTCTGGAATTAATTTTCAAAATGTCGAGTAGGACTCTTAGGAGTAACGTTAacgttacttagctagctaaccactttCCACATTGTTTTAAAAACACAGCCAGAACAAAAGTCAACTATCCGCGTGAATTCACCATTTAACACATGTAAATACTTACCGTTCGATAGTTCACCAAGGTGCACGTTGCCGATTTTGTCTGATTTcagggtgtttaaaaaaaataaaaactacgATTCCCGGCATAAGGTTAGGTCAGGCTCCTGTCCGGATAATGCGAAATGGCGGCTAGTTGACTGACGCTGCGAGTGTTGTCACTAGTTAcctcagccacaaagtcaaaactgACTATAAATAATGAAAACATACGTTTTGATCTCGATTTAGGTTAGGCATGTGGTTGAATTTAAAGTCAGATTTGAAAAATAGATTTggtagaaatgggcggggtttatgactttgtagcTGTGGTAACTAATGACGTGCGCTCCGAGTGCTTCCACATATGGGGTTTCAGCAACCGCTAACCACGGGCTGTTGTATTTTCGCGGGACTGGGAGCATGCACATTTTGGCACAGAACAGAAGCAATGGCATATGTGAgaatctgtgtttattgcactataacccaatactatatcacatgtgatataatATTAGTAACTGTTAGCCTGGGCGCCTGTGTGTGCTGAAAGTAACATTGTGCCCCAGATAGTGTGCTGagaagctgtggttaaccttgagtgagaacagtatgctttctatgcaggtgcaaatagctcaaacaatgttacagaactgtctgacctcagtctctggggtgTGGGAGCATAATCTACACAGAAACAGCGCCGGACACCAAGgagcgccaagaggctgggaccagTCTGAGCGCCGGCGTTAGGttgagcaagtttaaaccacgctcagcctctactgtgataggctaacagacgggttggaactacgtctatcactgtataagaacagctgtttacttacatcctgccagttctctgttctgccctgcgaGGTGATACagagaacccgtatatacgaaaattgcatttaccatttattgcttgagtttaataaaaatacttaaagtatgtTCGGTGAcgctgaatcacattttgtcctgataccagatttgaattgacgcaaatcGCTAATACATAGTACATTTATTTGTCCAGAACAAACGGAGACAAAGGTGTTAAATATTTAAGGCATCATAGCTATCTTCATCACTCTTCATGTCCCATGAATTAGTTATTCGCACAAGAAAAGGTATCGGGGCATATGGACCCAAATGAAAGTGTACAGTGCatttaaagtattcacaccccttgactttttccacgtttgttttacagcctgaattttgaattgattaaatatatattttttttgtcactgacctatacacaataccccaaaaaagTTAGTGGAATTTGTTTTTTGACATACTGCGTAAATGAAAAGCTGGAATGTCTGAAATCAACATTCAACCcctttttatggcaagcctaaatacatttaGGTTTAACCCccccacaggcaaaatcctaaaggttAACCTAgtacagtctgctttccaccagacactgggagatgaattcccctttcaacaggacaataacctaaagcagaaggccaaatctaaactggagttgcttaccaagttagtttgacttaaatctgcttaaatcTAGGAAAAACCTGAAcatgtttgtctagcaatgatcaacaaccaatttgactgagcttgattaaagaataatggccaaatgttgtacaatcctgGTTTGGAATGCTCTTACACAGAACCCAAACCAGCTgcgcgctatcgtgcatacattattttgtccccctacaccaaacgcgatcacgacacgcaggttaaaatgtcaaaaactcaaccaattacattaatctgggtacaggtcgaaaagcattaaacatgtatggcaatttagctagaaaatttgtcctatttagctagcttgctgttgctagctaatttgtcctgggatataaatgagttactttacctgaaatgcacaatgtcttctactccgacaattaatccacatacaacggccaaccgaatcgtttctagtcatctctcctccttccaggcgttttcatctttgaatttatatggtgaatggcatctacacttttaccacgacaaccggcaaaccattttgtctttcaatcacccacgtgggtataaccaatgagatggcactgggtacctgcttctataaaccaatgagatgggagaggcaagacttgcagtgcgatctgcgtcagaaatagaaattaGTTCTATTTGatcccttggcgtcgcagacgctcgttggcgcgcgagcagtgtgggtgcaataattgaataacatggatttctaaatttattttgcggcgcacgcgacgtgtccggtctggtcagcatgttaagaAAGGCAcatagctgtaatcactgccaaaggtgattctaacatgtattgacagggggctgaatacttatctaatcaatatactgtataaaagtggaatttttcttccactttgacagagtattttgtgtagatcgttaacaaaaatgacaattaaatccatgttaatcccactttgtaacacaacaaaatgtgagaagtcaaggggtgtgaatactttctgatggcactatAGGTGGACCCAAGTTATGTAATCTTCAGAACAGCCAGACAAATAAGCATTTCAAAAGCATTATTTTTCGAGGCTTCACATAATTTCAtaaagaaatgtaaattattcTGGACAAGACAACCATAATTTCATATTACATTATGCAGTGCTAGTACTGATCCTTAGAGCTAATTTCATCTCATTCAGGTTTATGCCTCTGTCTCGGGGTCAGATGAATTGGATTCAGATTAAGTCAGAGTCATGAGTCAGACATTTCAGATGAGTCAGATGTAGAGTCAGACGAGGCCAACAATGCATCCAATTTAATATTTGAATTGCTTTCGGACTCTGAGATAAAGAGATCATGATCCTTGATGGGGACTGTCTTCTGCTTGACTGGTTGGCTTATGGTGCTCGAGGCTTCTGACTCAGCCAGCGCAGTTCTGGAATCACGTTCAGGTGCATGCTCCTCTACAATTTGGTCTGTACTGTTCAGCTCATTAACTGGTACCTGCCTTTCAAGAGAAATACCTGGTAAATTACCAGTACCTTACTTTCACCCCTTCAGGTCATCTATTGCATTTCACTAGCACCTAAGGTACacaatttaagatttttttttagggGTTTCTAGGGAAGACACAGAATCTTCATTGAAAGTGCATTATAGTCCAGGAAACTGtccattgaaataaaataaagctaAAATGTATTCACTTTAAATTTGTAGCTGTGGTTAAAAACAGAATTACGTCAACAGGAGGATGTTCCTGGATAGGTTCTGCCTGATGTAGGACTTGCAACCTCTGGGGGACTATAGTCCCATGCGCTCCACCTGCCACTGTTCGGTTTTTGGGCTTGACCACAGCtacctggggagggagggaacacAATTTGCATTGCTTCAATTGTGCTGCTACAGTAAAATGAAAAACATAGCTACATTATTGCAAAGTGATGGAGGCCCTCCCCTATTaccttttccaatggcttttgAGAAGGACGGGGAGAATTGAGGAAGTATGAATTGACAAAGGGTCAAAGGTATTACCTTCTTACATCTCTCCTCGGGCTCCATGGGCCAGGGCGACTCTTCGAACCCAACATCACATGTGATTCATGCATGTCATTACGACTTGCTCCAAGTGCAACACCATCTCCTCTAAAGTCTATGGTAAGGTCCTTGGAACTATTAGTCTAATATCTTGTAGATCTCCACGTTGTGGATAATAAGCAATGCTGTGGGAAACTTTCACCCTTGAAACATGTTTTGATTGATAAGGTCCATGTTGAGAAAGCCACGTGCAAAGCATTTTAAATATCAGTTGTCAAACCGTACCTCTACAGAATATGCTTTCTCCATTCTCTCAAATGACAATTGCTCCTTCACCTTGAGCCAATTATGCCAAATTCATTAGAGCTGTGTCATACCACTATGAAATTGAACATGGCGTGTTCCTTAGGAATTACATATCCCCAATATGATTTTTTAGAGAACTTAGCTCTATAGAATTGAAACAATGACACATTTTGTCATAAGATCAGACATGGTGAGGTCATTAGATTCCAAAAGCCATCATTCTCAGCCAAAGGAGAATGATGCTTAGGTGACAAACCCCTAAGCAGTGAAACCAAAAGCTCAAGACAGAATGCACTTGGCTAAATTATCTTTATTAAAAGAAAAGTTAATACAGTTAATACACAAAACACTACAGTCAATATGAAAAAAACTCTGCGCTAATTTAGTGCTTTGTCATTTAGCTTTGTAGATTAAAATAAGGCAAAGCTGTAgtctctgcattgccagtgatggtCAGCCCTGATACAGATCACAATgagtatggttacatgcacacaataatacgattattgtggatagtcagattaatataatagttaaaacatttacatgctttgcaagaaggtcaatttccctaataatcctgtttacatggacacatctgaaatcagtcTACCTGATGCCATGGAACTTAagtaaatgcagaaaatcggcaaccaaaataaacattctataacagcgaccatgttttttttgttgcaaagcctatttgattctgagttcggacatgggctataaagtttgtatgtgaaaccTATTGCAACAATGTACATTGCCAtgaaaaaagtatttgcccctttcTGGCTCCCACATTTTGTACACTTTtttttcaaccaaaacctaatattagataaagggaagcTGAGTGAATAACATGATTcgatgtgttatttcaaagtgttgatatcttcacgattattctacaatgtagaaaataaccataataaagaaaaacccttgaatgagtcagtgtgtccaaacttttgactggtactgtacttccccagagtcagatgaacacgtggatactatttttatgtctgcgtccagtatgaaagAAGATGGAAATGCATGTGAAAAGCAGGCGGGAGGAGGCCAGATCATGTGGGAATATTCTAGCAAATGAGAGGGCAGATgcacgtgtgaacaacaggcacaactctgcTATAAAATAGTTTTTCTCAAGGTTGCCAGAATGTCATGGTc from Salvelinus sp. IW2-2015 linkage group LG14, ASM291031v2, whole genome shotgun sequence includes:
- the LOC111973409 gene encoding heterogeneous nuclear ribonucleoprotein Q isoform X2; the encoded protein is MATDQMTDHVNGNGTEEPIDITEVDTTTAEVIHSDNFQTLLDAGLPQKVAEKLDAIYISGLVAHSDLDERAIEALKEFNEEGALQVLLDFKESDLSHVQNKSAFLCGVMKTYRQREKQGTKVSDPTKGPDEAKIKALLDRTIYTLDVTTGQRKYGGPPPASVYSGAQPTIGTEIFVGKIPRDLFEDELVPLFEKAGPIWDLRLMMDPLSGLNRGYAFVTFCTKEAASEAVNLCNNHEIRPGKHIGVCISVANNRLFVGSIPKSKTKEQIVEEFAKVTEGLNDVILYHQPDDKKKNRGFCFLEYEDHKTAAQARRRLMSGKVKVWGNMVTVEWADPIEDPDPEVMAKVKVLFVRNLANSVTEEILEKSFGQFGKLERVKKLKDYAFVHFDERDAAVKALAQMNGKVLEGEHIDIVFAKPPDQKRKERKAQRQAAKTNMYDDDDYYYNYGPPQLPPPTRGGRGRGGYSYPPDYYGYDDYYDYYGYDYPNYRGGYDYDYYGYDDFQAPARGRGGRGARGASPARGRPGAPRGRGGFSPRGGPGSSRGGVQQRGRGGVRGARGDRGGNVGGKRKADGYNQPDSKRRQTNNQNWGSQPIAQQPLQGGDRSAGKSGRGRS
- the LOC111973409 gene encoding heterogeneous nuclear ribonucleoprotein Q isoform X3, encoding MATDQMTDHVNGNGTEEPIDITEVDTTTAEVIHSDNFQTLLDAGLPQKVAEKLDAIYISGLVAHSDLDERAIEALKEFNEEGALQVLLDFKESDLSHVQNKSAFLCGVMKTYRQREKQGTKVSDPTKGPDEAKIKALLDRTIYTLDVTTGQRKYGGPPPASVYSGAQPTIGTEIFVGKIPRDLFEDELVPLFEKAGPIWDLRLMMDPLSGLNRGYAFVTFCTKEAASEAVNLCNNHEIRPGKHIGVCISVANNRLFVGSIPKSKTKEQIVEEFAKVTEGLNDVILYHQPDDKKKNRGFCFLEYEDHKTAAQARRRLMSGKVKVWGNMVTVEWADPIEDPDPEVMAKVKVLFVRNLANSVTEEILEKSFGQFGKLERVKKLKDYAFVHFDERDAAVKALAQMNGKVLEGEHIDIVFAKPPDQKRKERKAQRQAAKTNMYDDDDYYYNYGPPQLPPPTRGGRGRGGYSYPPDYYGYDDYYDYYGYDYPNYRGGYDYDYYGYDDFQAPARGRGGRGARGASPARGRPGAPRGRGGFSPRGGPGSSRGGVQQRGRGGVRGARGDRGGNVGGKRKADGYNQPDSKRRQTNNQNWGSQPIAQQPLQGGDRSGKSGRGRS
- the LOC111973409 gene encoding heterogeneous nuclear ribonucleoprotein Q isoform X1, which produces MATDQMTDHVNGNGTEEPIDITEVDTTTAEVIHSDNFQTLLDAGLPQKVAEKLDAIYISGLVAHSDLDERAIEALKEFNEEGALQVLLDFKESDLSHVQNKSAFLCGVMKTYRQREKQGTKVSDPTKGPDEAKIKALLDRTIYTLDVTTGQRKYGGPPPASVYSGAQPTIGTEIFVGKIPRDLFEDELVPLFEKAGPIWDLRLMMDPLSGLNRGYAFVTFCTKEAASEAVNLCNNHEIRPGKHIGVCISVANNRLFVGSIPKSKTKEQIVEEFAKVTEGLNDVILYHQPDDKKKNRGFCFLEYEDHKTAAQARRRLMSGKVKVWGNMVTVEWADPIEDPDPEVMAKVKVLFVRNLANSVTEEILEKSFGQFGKLERVKKLKDYAFVHFDERDAAVKALAQMNGKVLEGEHIDIVFAKPPDQKRKERKAQRQAAKTNMYDDDDYYYNYGPPQLPPPTRGGRGRGGYSYPPDYYGYDDYYDYYGYDYPNYRGGYDYDYYGYDDFQAPARGRGGRGARGASPARGRPGAPRGRGGFSPRGGPGSSRGGVQQRGRGGVRGARGDRGGNVGGKRKADGYNQPDSKRRQTNNQNWGSQPIAQQPLQGGDRSGNYGYKSDNQEFYQDYFGQQWK